A single region of the Nitrosomonas sp. Is79A3 genome encodes:
- the leuS gene encoding leucine--tRNA ligase, with product MQEKYHPQEIEKNAQQYWEQTAAFKAIEITEKPKYYCLSMFPYPSGKLHMGHVRNYTIGDVLSRYRRMQGYNVMQPMGWDAFGLPAENAAMQNNVSPAKWTYDNIAYMRKQLKSLGLSIDWSREIATCDSSYYRWNQWLFLRMLEKGLAYQTTGTVNWDPVDQTVLANEQVIDGCGWRTGAPVEKREIPMYYMKITQYADELLAALDTLTGWPERVRTMQANWIGKSYGVDITFPADTGSGTPQDLKVFTTRADTLQGATYVAVAAEHPIALHAAKNNPSLRAFIQECKLGSAKEADLATQEKKGMDTGLFVIHPLNGKKLPVWVANYVLMGYGEGAVMAVPAHDERDFEFATKYALPIKAVIKPLDGDLEMPLAQAYVEHGVTFDSDEFSGLEFQKAVDAIAAALEQKGLGSKRVHYRLRDWGISRQRYWGCPIPLIHCADCGIVPVPDDQLPVVLPQDLVPDGSGNPLAKTPSFYECACPKCGKTARRETDTMDTFVDSSWYYARYACSDQNQAMTDERVNYWLPADQYIGGIEHAILHLLYSRFWSKVMRDLGLMTLDEPFTNLLTQGMVLNEIFYRKSGSGRMTYFNPAEVNIQYDEQGKRYSAILQADNQPVESGGIGTMSKSKNNGVDPQKLVEEYGADTARLFMMFASPPTQTLEWADAGVDGAYRFLKRLWKQVYTHLQQGVAGIDPALHQTLTPELKSLRCQLHQTIAKVSDDLDRRHTFNTAIAAVMELMNGLAKSQGTDPASRNLMQEALENIVLLLSPIVPHICHELWRELKPGTELFDQPWPQADNAAMVQNEIKLIVQVNGKLRGEINVAKDAGKDVIEHAALTNEHVLKFIEGQAVKKIIVVPGRLVNIVV from the coding sequence ATGCAAGAAAAATATCATCCCCAGGAAATCGAGAAAAACGCACAGCAATACTGGGAACAAACAGCCGCCTTCAAAGCGATCGAGATTACCGAAAAACCAAAATATTACTGCCTGTCGATGTTTCCCTATCCATCCGGCAAACTGCACATGGGGCATGTACGCAATTACACGATTGGAGATGTATTGTCGCGTTACCGCCGCATGCAGGGTTACAACGTCATGCAGCCGATGGGCTGGGATGCATTTGGCCTGCCTGCTGAAAATGCCGCCATGCAAAACAATGTTTCTCCGGCGAAATGGACGTACGACAACATTGCCTACATGCGCAAGCAACTGAAAAGCCTGGGACTGAGTATCGATTGGTCGCGTGAAATCGCTACATGTGATTCCAGTTATTACCGCTGGAATCAATGGCTGTTTCTGCGCATGCTGGAAAAGGGATTGGCGTATCAAACTACCGGCACAGTTAATTGGGACCCGGTTGATCAGACTGTATTGGCTAACGAACAGGTGATTGATGGCTGCGGCTGGCGCACCGGCGCACCGGTGGAAAAACGCGAAATCCCGATGTACTACATGAAAATCACCCAATATGCCGACGAACTGCTGGCGGCACTGGACACACTGACCGGCTGGCCGGAACGAGTCAGAACTATGCAAGCTAATTGGATCGGCAAAAGCTACGGTGTCGACATTACCTTTCCGGCCGATACCGGATCCGGTACACCGCAAGATCTAAAAGTGTTCACTACCCGCGCGGATACGCTGCAAGGCGCAACCTATGTCGCCGTTGCTGCTGAACATCCGATCGCTTTGCATGCCGCCAAAAATAATCCATCGCTGCGAGCTTTTATCCAGGAATGCAAACTCGGCTCAGCTAAGGAAGCCGATTTGGCGACACAAGAGAAGAAAGGCATGGATACCGGCTTATTCGTCATCCATCCGCTGAATGGCAAGAAATTACCGGTCTGGGTAGCCAATTACGTGTTGATGGGTTATGGCGAAGGCGCAGTTATGGCAGTTCCTGCGCATGATGAGCGCGATTTTGAGTTTGCCACAAAATACGCACTCCCGATCAAAGCGGTTATCAAGCCACTGGATGGTGATCTGGAAATGCCGCTGGCACAAGCTTATGTAGAACATGGTGTGACCTTTGATTCCGATGAATTTTCCGGATTGGAATTTCAGAAAGCAGTAGATGCTATCGCAGCGGCACTCGAACAAAAAGGCCTGGGCAGCAAACGCGTACACTATCGGTTGCGCGATTGGGGCATTTCACGCCAACGCTACTGGGGCTGCCCGATTCCGCTGATTCATTGCGCTGATTGCGGTATAGTGCCAGTACCGGACGATCAGTTGCCGGTGGTGCTGCCGCAGGACCTGGTGCCCGATGGCTCGGGCAATCCATTAGCCAAAACGCCGTCCTTTTATGAATGCGCCTGCCCTAAATGCGGCAAAACTGCACGCCGGGAAACCGATACCATGGATACCTTTGTTGATTCATCCTGGTACTACGCCCGCTATGCCTGCTCCGACCAGAATCAGGCAATGACCGATGAGCGTGTCAATTACTGGCTGCCAGCCGATCAATATATCGGCGGTATTGAACACGCCATTTTGCATTTGCTGTATTCGCGATTCTGGAGCAAAGTCATGCGCGATCTGGGTTTAATGACTTTGGATGAACCGTTTACCAATCTGCTGACGCAGGGCATGGTGCTGAACGAAATTTTTTATCGTAAATCCGGCAGCGGGCGCATGACCTATTTCAATCCGGCGGAAGTCAACATCCAGTATGACGAACAAGGCAAACGTTACAGCGCAATCCTGCAAGCCGACAACCAGCCGGTTGAATCAGGCGGCATCGGCACCATGTCGAAATCCAAAAATAACGGGGTTGATCCACAGAAACTGGTGGAAGAATACGGCGCCGATACCGCGCGCTTGTTCATGATGTTTGCCAGTCCTCCGACGCAAACACTCGAATGGGCTGATGCTGGTGTCGATGGCGCGTACCGTTTCCTCAAACGGCTATGGAAACAGGTTTACACCCACCTCCAGCAAGGCGTTGCCGGGATCGATCCCGCGTTGCATCAAACATTAACGCCGGAACTCAAATCCCTGCGCTGCCAGCTACACCAGACCATCGCCAAAGTCAGCGACGACCTGGACCGGCGTCACACATTCAATACCGCTATTGCCGCTGTGATGGAATTGATGAACGGCCTGGCAAAAAGTCAGGGCACTGATCCAGCCAGCCGTAACCTGATGCAAGAAGCGCTGGAAAATATAGTATTACTGCTCTCCCCGATCGTTCCGCATATCTGCCATGAACTGTGGCGTGAACTCAAACCGGGTACCGAACTTTTTGATCAGCCTTGGCCACAAGCAGACAACGCAGCCATGGTACAGAATGAAATTAAGCTGATTGTGCAGGTCAATGGTAAATTACGTGGAGAAATCAATGTCGCCAAAGATGCCGGGAAAGACGTCATTGAGCATGCTGCCTTGACTAATGAACATGTGTTGAAATTTATCGAGGGGCAAGCAGTCAAAAAGATCATTGTCGTGCCCGGCAGATTGGTCAATATTGTTGTATAG
- a CDS encoding M48 family metallopeptidase has protein sequence MKLRIIFALLIVISLAACAITPTGRSQLAFMPDSEVDAMGLQAFSDLKKEKTISQNAQEDQFVRCIANAITREVGGNWEVVVFEDNTLNAFALPGNKIGVHTGLVELVDNQDQLASVIGHEIGHVLARHSNERMSQKLGAQIGISLIAAVAAPRTPMGQNALGLLGVGAQYGLIMPFSRLHESEADAIGIELMAKAGFNPSESITLWQKMAQASQGSQPVEFLSTHPSPETRIDDLRGLLPKAMPLMQQAHAAGKAPNCVK, from the coding sequence ATGAAACTCAGAATAATATTTGCTCTATTAATTGTCATCTCTCTTGCTGCCTGTGCGATTACTCCAACGGGTAGAAGTCAACTGGCTTTTATGCCCGATAGTGAAGTGGATGCGATGGGGTTGCAAGCTTTTTCAGATTTAAAGAAAGAAAAAACAATCAGTCAAAATGCACAGGAAGACCAGTTTGTGCGATGTATTGCAAATGCGATTACACGTGAAGTCGGCGGTAATTGGGAAGTGGTTGTCTTTGAGGATAATACACTGAATGCTTTTGCGTTGCCGGGTAACAAAATTGGTGTGCATACTGGATTGGTTGAGCTGGTGGATAATCAGGATCAATTGGCCTCTGTCATTGGTCACGAAATCGGTCATGTGCTGGCCAGACACAGTAATGAGCGAATGTCTCAAAAACTGGGCGCGCAAATTGGTATTTCATTGATTGCAGCTGTGGCGGCGCCACGAACGCCAATGGGGCAGAATGCATTGGGTTTGCTTGGTGTTGGTGCACAGTACGGATTGATCATGCCGTTTAGCCGCTTGCATGAGAGTGAGGCGGATGCTATTGGTATTGAGTTAATGGCAAAAGCTGGATTCAATCCTTCTGAAAGTATCACGTTATGGCAGAAAATGGCTCAGGCCAGTCAAGGTTCTCAACCTGTGGAATTTTTGTCAACTCATCCTTCTCCTGAAACGCGTATCGATGATTTACGGGGTCTTTTGCCTAAAGCCATGCCCCTGATGCAGCAAGCCCATGCAGCCGGCAAGGCTCCGAATTGTGTGAAATAA
- a CDS encoding methyl-accepting chemotaxis protein: MFNNMTIKSRLMFVISMLSLLLVGIGSLGLYGINQSNAGLKSVYEDRTVPAVQLGKILDVWHLVRRNATEAAQAKNVDVAKARGEEALKLVKQNEAVWAQFMATKLTTEEAALAKTKGEQHVQYVESLNRTLQLASAGEFEAAALNASTDAMQKFNALRDTVFALLDLQGTAAAQEYATAQNHYENIFMTSVVVMILGVSLAIIVGFLLIRAIVGPLNEAIAVANAVAAGDLTSRIEANSTNETGRLLQALRTMNDNLADLVGKVRMGTDSITTASGEIASGNLDLSQRTEEQASSLEETASSMEELTSTVRQNADNARQANQLAAGASEVAVKGGAVVGQVVQTMSSINESSKKIVDIISVIDGIAFQTNILALNAAVEAARAGEQGRGFAVVATEVRTLAQRSAAAAKEIKELISDSVSKVEDGTRLVDEAGATMDEIVSAVKRVTDIMAEISAASQEQSSGIEQVNQAVTQMDEVTQQNAALVEEAAAAAESMQEQAQTLTQAVSTFKLSGGGSHTPTPVKRSNRPATVAKLPNRGPATRKAAVNSNTESPSVPAQPRKVASGGGGDEWEEF, translated from the coding sequence ATGTTTAATAATATGACGATTAAGTCACGATTGATGTTTGTAATTAGTATGCTATCCCTATTGCTGGTAGGTATCGGTTCTTTGGGCCTGTATGGTATCAATCAGTCCAATGCGGGATTAAAGTCAGTTTATGAAGACCGTACTGTACCCGCAGTCCAGCTCGGAAAAATCCTGGATGTTTGGCACCTAGTTCGCCGGAACGCGACAGAGGCTGCACAAGCAAAAAATGTGGATGTTGCAAAAGCACGGGGAGAGGAAGCACTTAAATTAGTGAAACAGAACGAGGCGGTTTGGGCGCAATTCATGGCGACCAAATTAACGACTGAAGAAGCGGCGCTTGCTAAAACTAAAGGCGAACAGCACGTTCAATATGTGGAATCACTGAATCGAACGCTTCAGCTGGCTTCAGCAGGAGAGTTTGAAGCAGCCGCACTTAATGCTTCGACAGATGCAATGCAGAAGTTTAATGCACTGCGAGATACCGTCTTTGCTTTACTTGATTTGCAAGGAACTGCTGCCGCTCAGGAATATGCAACAGCGCAAAATCACTACGAGAATATTTTCATGACTTCAGTTGTAGTGATGATCCTGGGTGTTTCTCTGGCAATCATTGTCGGCTTTTTGTTAATACGCGCCATTGTTGGTCCACTCAATGAAGCCATTGCGGTGGCAAATGCGGTCGCAGCGGGTGATCTGACCAGCCGCATTGAAGCCAACTCGACCAACGAGACCGGCCGCCTGCTGCAAGCATTGAGAACAATGAATGACAACTTGGCAGATCTGGTGGGTAAAGTGCGGATGGGCACAGACTCTATCACAACTGCATCGGGTGAAATTGCCTCCGGTAACTTGGATTTGAGTCAACGCACGGAAGAACAAGCCTCCAGCCTGGAAGAAACCGCGTCTTCAATGGAAGAACTGACTTCCACAGTAAGACAAAATGCGGACAATGCGCGTCAGGCCAATCAATTGGCAGCGGGTGCTTCCGAAGTTGCGGTAAAAGGCGGTGCCGTGGTAGGGCAAGTGGTACAGACCATGAGTTCTATTAATGAGAGCTCGAAGAAGATTGTCGACATTATCAGTGTCATTGATGGCATTGCTTTTCAGACCAACATTCTGGCGTTAAACGCAGCGGTAGAAGCGGCGCGTGCCGGTGAACAAGGACGTGGTTTTGCAGTGGTAGCAACAGAAGTACGCACACTGGCGCAACGCTCAGCGGCTGCAGCAAAAGAGATCAAAGAGCTGATCAGCGATTCAGTCAGCAAAGTGGAAGATGGCACGCGCCTGGTTGATGAAGCGGGCGCAACCATGGATGAAATCGTCAGTGCTGTCAAACGTGTGACCGACATCATGGCTGAAATCTCTGCGGCGTCGCAGGAACAAAGTTCAGGTATTGAGCAGGTTAATCAAGCCGTGACTCAAATGGACGAAGTCACGCAACAAAACGCGGCGTTGGTGGAAGAAGCAGCAGCAGCGGCAGAATCCATGCAGGAACAAGCGCAAACACTCACTCAAGCAGTCAGCACCTTCAAACTGTCTGGCGGTGGCAGCCATACACCAACACCGGTGAAAAGAAGTAACCGTCCTGCCACGGTTGCCAAATTGCCCAATCGCGGTCCTGCTACGAGGAAAGCTGCGGTCAATTCAAACACAGAATCCCCATCGGTACCGGCGCAACCGCGCAAAGTTGCATCAGGCGGTGGCGGTGATGAGTGGGAAGAATTCTAA
- the holA gene encoding DNA polymerase III subunit delta, with the protein MPSSKSSGACPQLKCHLRPSLIPLSGMRIKLEQLPQHLQKQTASLYTLFGNEPLLILEAADLIRAHARQQGYTERELFTVDQHFDWSDLLNAGNNLSLFGDRKIMDIRIPSGKPGKEGGKAIEAYCNALPPDTLTLITLPRIDKQGQATKWFKALETVSTLIPVYAIEREQLPGWIGQRLARQQQKADLATLQFLANQVEGNLLAAHQEIQKLALLYPDGGLTFDQVKEVVLNVARYDVYQLSDAMIAADTARYTRILTGLQGEGTAPLLILATLAEQIRQLIILRKGLDNGQPPAQLLQAARVWGDRQKSVMTAAKSISLQSLTQGLSDAAKIDRIIKGVAQGDIWDELLQLGLRFAIPDSRQFREKKTNF; encoded by the coding sequence ATGCCATCCAGCAAATCATCTGGCGCTTGTCCGCAATTAAAATGCCATCTTAGACCCTCGTTGATTCCACTTTCCGGCATGCGGATAAAACTCGAACAGCTCCCCCAGCACCTGCAAAAACAAACTGCTTCGCTCTACACATTATTTGGCAATGAACCGCTGCTGATTCTGGAAGCCGCTGATTTGATCCGCGCGCATGCGCGACAGCAAGGTTATACCGAACGTGAGCTGTTTACTGTTGATCAGCACTTCGATTGGTCGGATCTTCTGAATGCAGGCAACAACTTATCTCTGTTTGGCGATCGCAAAATCATGGATATCCGCATCCCGTCCGGCAAGCCCGGCAAGGAAGGCGGTAAAGCCATAGAAGCCTATTGCAACGCCCTGCCACCCGACACCCTCACGCTCATCACTCTCCCCAGAATAGACAAACAGGGGCAAGCAACCAAATGGTTCAAAGCGCTTGAAACCGTCAGTACCCTGATCCCGGTTTACGCCATCGAGCGTGAGCAGTTACCCGGCTGGATCGGGCAACGCCTTGCCCGGCAACAACAAAAAGCCGATTTAGCCACGCTGCAATTTCTCGCGAATCAAGTGGAAGGCAACCTGCTCGCCGCACATCAGGAAATCCAGAAACTTGCGCTGCTCTACCCTGACGGCGGCCTGACATTCGACCAAGTGAAAGAGGTGGTTCTGAACGTGGCACGCTACGATGTCTATCAATTATCCGATGCCATGATCGCAGCCGATACTGCCCGCTACACCCGTATCCTGACCGGCTTACAAGGCGAAGGCACCGCACCGTTACTGATCCTCGCCACCCTCGCCGAGCAAATCCGCCAGTTGATCATCCTCCGCAAAGGTCTCGACAACGGTCAACCGCCCGCACAATTGCTACAGGCAGCCAGAGTCTGGGGCGACCGGCAAAAATCAGTGATGACCGCCGCCAAAAGTATCAGTCTGCAATCGCTGACGCAGGGATTATCCGACGCTGCAAAAATAGACCGGATTATAAAGGGGGTAGCGCAAGGGGATATTTGGGATGAATTGCTGCAATTGGGTTTGCGTTTTGCCATTCCTGACAGTCGGCAATTCAGGGAAAAAAAAACTAACTTTTAG
- a CDS encoding DUF3622 domain-containing protein: MAKGKKYEFRVKQENTGWTAEIIRKVTAKRTIVSKRQKGFSSESEAQAWGESELKAILQSVHERNMQRTQQHEQKSVE; encoded by the coding sequence ATGGCAAAAGGTAAAAAATACGAATTTCGTGTCAAGCAAGAAAATACCGGCTGGACCGCAGAAATTATCAGAAAAGTAACAGCAAAGAGAACTATTGTTTCAAAGCGCCAGAAAGGATTTTCATCTGAATCTGAGGCGCAAGCATGGGGAGAAAGTGAATTGAAAGCAATCTTGCAGAGCGTGCATGAACGAAACATGCAACGCACCCAACAGCATGAACAAAAATCTGTCGAATAA
- the lptE gene encoding LPS assembly lipoprotein LptE — MNLSKQKILILVVLFLLTACGFKLRGQISSLPFKSMYISAPEGHTIGMDLERAVGASSTTKVSTNAVEAEAVLEVVSAIHERVILSLSGGGRVRDFNLIYRVVYRLVDKQGIEIIPNTEIAITRILPFLDAQILAKEAEEKLLQKDMQADAIQQIIWRLSAIKMPS, encoded by the coding sequence ATGAATCTGAGTAAACAGAAAATTCTTATCCTGGTGGTCTTGTTCCTGCTGACTGCTTGCGGGTTCAAGTTGCGTGGGCAGATCTCTTCACTGCCATTCAAGTCAATGTATATCTCCGCACCTGAAGGACATACCATTGGCATGGATCTGGAACGTGCGGTCGGCGCTTCATCCACGACCAAAGTCAGCACCAATGCGGTGGAGGCGGAAGCCGTTCTGGAAGTTGTCAGTGCTATCCATGAGCGGGTCATTCTATCCTTGTCCGGCGGTGGCCGTGTGCGCGATTTTAATTTGATCTACCGGGTTGTGTATCGTCTTGTTGATAAACAAGGCATAGAGATCATTCCCAACACTGAAATTGCGATAACACGCATCCTGCCTTTCCTGGATGCGCAAATCCTGGCTAAAGAAGCAGAGGAGAAATTGCTGCAAAAAGACATGCAGGCCGATGCCATCCAGCAAATCATCTGGCGCTTGTCCGCAATTAAAATGCCATCTTAG
- a CDS encoding VOC family protein: protein MTIEGMNHFTVLSSNLERSKTFYINILGLTEGYRPPFAFPGAWLYAGNQAILHIMAGRPLPANAAGVIDHMAFTASNLQVVIDTLKQSGIHYELHRLKGLESWQLFFHDPDGAKMELDFPASEPEPGE from the coding sequence ATGACAATCGAAGGAATGAATCATTTCACAGTTTTAAGCAGTAATTTGGAAAGGAGCAAGACCTTTTATATCAATATTCTTGGCCTCACGGAAGGTTATCGCCCTCCCTTTGCCTTTCCAGGCGCATGGCTTTATGCCGGAAATCAGGCGATCTTGCATATCATGGCTGGCAGACCATTACCGGCCAATGCAGCCGGTGTAATTGATCACATGGCTTTTACTGCATCTAATCTACAAGTTGTTATCGATACCTTAAAGCAAAGTGGCATTCACTACGAGTTGCACCGTTTAAAAGGACTGGAAAGCTGGCAATTATTCTTTCATGACCCAGACGGTGCAAAAATGGAACTGGATTTTCCGGCAAGCGAACCGGAACCCGGAGAATAG
- a CDS encoding dodecin, translating into MGDHVYKVIEIVGSSTKSIEDAIQQAIAKSGETLRNLDWFEVVETRGHIVEAKVAHYQIKLKIGFRLD; encoded by the coding sequence ATGGGCGATCACGTTTATAAAGTTATCGAAATCGTTGGTTCTTCAACTAAAAGCATTGAAGATGCCATCCAGCAAGCCATTGCCAAATCCGGCGAAACGCTGCGTAACCTGGATTGGTTTGAAGTGGTAGAAACCCGTGGGCATATCGTTGAAGCAAAAGTTGCACACTATCAGATAAAACTAAAGATCGGTTTTCGTCTGGATTAA
- a CDS encoding IS5 family transposase codes for MIRYISQKQLPLEGFDTPPGMILDPNNRWVKLRDCLPWDELSESYYKTLCSRLGRPAKDARIVIGAVIIKHKLSISDEETVEQIRENPYLQYFIGLKGFQAKAPFASSLLVEIRKRMGQTVFDEFHEAIIETVEPRRTKQSVKAMDDDNGDNAVSNSGDAGSNDAATPMEAAQSLADEQLRNRGKLILDATVAEQAIRYPTDLGLLNEARELSERIIDELHAKSNRPQKKKPRTYREIARKAYLSLVKLRRPSSRKRRAGIRQQLQFLQRNLNHIEAMLTEYPFGTPIPLSNWLLRRYWVLPHLYQQHYAMYKTNTRRCDDRIVSISQPYLRPIIRGKQGKAVEFGAKISVSLTGKGLAHVDKLHWDAQHEGHDLQAQVEAYKKRYGYYPEVVIADTLYGSRDNRSYLERKHIRFAGKPLGRPPKSTLENKDEIKRLKAQRRQEYRERIPIEGKFGQGKYGYRLNNIRAKRADTSAAWINSIFLVMNLLILVRVFICLKNLAAKIAFWVTKKCMPREIPFARDCQFILNRDSYLAVHI; via the coding sequence ATGATTCGTTATATAAGCCAAAAGCAACTGCCCCTCGAAGGATTTGATACACCGCCAGGCATGATTCTTGATCCCAATAATCGCTGGGTAAAACTGAGAGATTGTCTACCGTGGGATGAGTTGTCCGAGAGTTACTATAAGACGTTATGTTCAAGACTGGGCCGCCCAGCCAAAGATGCCAGAATCGTGATTGGAGCAGTGATAATTAAACATAAATTATCGATTTCAGATGAAGAGACTGTTGAACAGATTCGAGAAAATCCGTACCTGCAATATTTTATCGGGCTGAAAGGTTTTCAAGCGAAGGCGCCCTTTGCGTCATCATTACTGGTTGAGATACGCAAGCGCATGGGTCAGACGGTATTTGATGAATTTCATGAGGCGATCATCGAAACGGTTGAACCTCGGCGGACAAAGCAATCAGTCAAAGCAATGGATGACGACAACGGCGACAATGCTGTATCAAATAGCGGTGATGCGGGCAGCAATGACGCGGCTACCCCAATGGAGGCAGCTCAATCTTTGGCCGATGAGCAGCTGCGCAATCGCGGCAAATTAATACTGGACGCCACCGTTGCAGAACAGGCCATACGCTATCCCACAGATCTTGGACTGCTGAACGAAGCGCGTGAATTGAGTGAGCGTATCATTGATGAACTGCATGCCAAAAGTAATCGTCCACAGAAAAAGAAGCCGCGCACTTATCGCGAGATTGCCAGAAAAGCCTACCTCAGCCTGGTCAAGTTAAGACGGCCATCCAGCAGAAAACGCCGTGCCGGTATCAGGCAGCAATTGCAGTTCCTGCAGCGGAATTTAAATCATATTGAAGCGATGCTGACGGAATATCCGTTTGGCACGCCCATACCGTTATCCAATTGGTTGTTGCGCCGCTACTGGGTATTGCCCCATCTGTACCAACAACACTATGCAATGTACAAAACCAACACCAGACGCTGTGATGATCGCATTGTCAGTATCAGTCAGCCGTATCTTCGGCCTATTATCAGGGGAAAGCAAGGCAAGGCAGTGGAATTTGGCGCCAAAATAAGCGTGAGCTTGACAGGCAAAGGATTGGCGCATGTCGATAAGCTGCACTGGGATGCGCAACATGAAGGCCATGATCTTCAAGCGCAAGTTGAAGCCTACAAAAAGCGTTATGGCTATTATCCTGAAGTCGTCATTGCCGATACGCTATATGGTTCACGTGATAATCGCAGCTATCTGGAACGCAAGCATATCCGCTTCGCAGGCAAACCACTGGGACGTCCGCCAAAGAGTACACTTGAAAACAAAGATGAGATCAAACGCCTGAAAGCACAACGCCGACAGGAATATCGCGAGCGCATTCCAATTGAAGGAAAGTTTGGCCAAGGAAAGTATGGTTATCGGCTCAACAATATTCGAGCCAAGCGCGCTGATACGTCTGCCGCATGGATTAATAGTATCTTCCTGGTTATGAACCTGCTCATCTTGGTGCGGGTTTTTATTTGCCTGAAGAATCTTGCTGCCAAAATAGCTTTCTGGGTGACAAAAAAGTGCATGCCCAGAGAAATTCCGTTTGCGCGTGATTGCCAATTCATCTTAAACCGGGATTCTTACTTAGCAGTGCATATCTGA
- a CDS encoding chemotaxis protein CheW — translation MMQEQAANIVTESSGPVTSHMANEFLTFRLGGEEYGIEILKVQEIRGYDSITQIANAPEFIKGVVNLRGIIVPIIDMRIKFRLGNADYDQFTVVIILNVAGRVMGIVVDGVSDVLTLEAGQMRPIPGFGSIIDTEYIMGLGTVEERMLILIDIEKLMGSSDMGLIEQSIN, via the coding sequence ATGATGCAGGAGCAAGCAGCAAACATAGTCACTGAATCATCCGGCCCGGTTACCAGCCATATGGCCAACGAATTTCTGACCTTTCGTCTGGGCGGCGAAGAATACGGGATAGAAATACTTAAAGTGCAAGAGATTCGCGGGTATGACTCGATCACCCAAATTGCCAATGCACCCGAGTTTATCAAGGGAGTTGTTAATCTGCGCGGGATCATCGTACCGATTATCGATATGCGGATCAAATTCAGGCTAGGTAATGCAGACTATGATCAATTTACCGTGGTCATTATTTTAAATGTAGCGGGCCGCGTCATGGGGATCGTGGTGGATGGGGTATCCGACGTGCTGACTCTGGAAGCCGGGCAGATGCGGCCGATACCGGGATTTGGCTCGATTATTGATACGGAATATATCATGGGATTGGGAACAGTCGAGGAACGTATGCTGATATTGATTGATATCGAAAAGCTGATGGGTAGCAGTGATATGGGTCTAATTGAACAAAGTATTAATTAA